A window from Drosophila subobscura isolate 14011-0131.10 chromosome O, UCBerk_Dsub_1.0, whole genome shotgun sequence encodes these proteins:
- the LOC117896350 gene encoding dystrophin isoform X17 has protein sequence MRLFAATGTNGAATVPATVSSSDEAGEIIENSHISRGGGGAGGAALIYSNGKNKSRSLERYAGAPRIELLPPYATPTGSTRRRLLAPFRSMKRRSRSSSSSGDSHMIVVNLGAGGGAGGKATAAPNKNKNKATAKASSQSGDSGTGGTELEHELEPDDDDEDDEEEDEDEDDDGELELEHQSSQLSLSYSQLSSSSGCAEEDQTDAAAAAADHTAVAAVEHVANERRRNMLSLYSSSSEEQLHCRLGDITLVDDTYSNYDPQNDAERMFLQVVGILRDENEKMRQFQKILEDLSSRVALAEQTKNSWLAPVSVGEANEQMQQLQRLRDKMTTASALLDDCNEQQSFFTANQVLVPTPCLSKLEDLNTRMKLLQIAMDERQKVLCSAGAQQTHENGDDGRNTSNSGTIGPLPNLGQSVKPPWERATTAANVPYYIDHERETTHWDHPDMIELMKGLADLNEIRFSAYRTAMKLRSVQKRLALDRITMATACESFDRHGLRAQNDKLIDIPDMTTVLHSLYVTIDKIDLTLMLDLAINWILNVYDSQRTGQIRVLSFKVGLVLLCKGHLEEKYRYLFRLVADTERRADQRRLGLLLHDCIQVPRQLGEVAAFGGSNIEPSVRSCLEQAGISQEAIDGNQEISIELQHFLGWLQHEPQSLVWLPVLHRLAAAEAAKHQAKCNICKEYPIVGFRYRCLKCFNFDMCQKCFFFGRNAKNHKLTHPMHEYCTTTTSTEDVRDFTRALKNKFKSRKYFKKHPRVGYLPVQSVLEGDALESPAPSPQHTTHQLQSDMHTRLEMYASRLAQVEYGGTGSNSTPDSDDEHQLIAQYCQALPGTSNGSSAPKSPVQVMAAMDAEQREELEAIIRDLEEENANLQAEYQQLCTKQQSGGTPDDSNGMQHSSSSSMTGLGGSQGEQGQDMMAEAKLLRQHKGRLEARMQILEDHNRQLEAQLQRLRQLLDEPNGGSSATSSGLPSAPGSALNSKPNTLQTRSVTASQLNTDSPAKMNQQNGHYDHNSKNASGLVTIITEQEMESSKDEEEHEEEESSSSSNTTTTNTTTATTTTEKTCVERQSKNPFDT, from the exons ATGCGACTGTTTGCAGCAACAGGAACGAACGGAGCAGCGACTGTGCCAGCGACAGTCAGTTCCAGCGATGAGGCGGGCGAAATTATAGAGAACTCTCACATCAGcagagggggaggaggagcaggtgggGCTGCACTGATCTACAGCAATGGAAAGAACAAGTCAAGGTCATTGGAACGCTATGCTGGGGCACCGCGCATCGAACTGCTGCCACCCTATGCCACGCCCACGGGGAGCACACGACGCCGCCTGCTGGCGCCCTTCCGTTCGATGAagcgtcgcagtcgcagcagcagcagcagcggggacTCGCACATGATAGTCGTGAACCTTGGAGCAGgcggtggagcaggaggaaaaGCAACGGCAgcgccaaacaaaaataaaaacaaagcaacggCCAAGGCAAGTTCGCAGAGCGGCGACAGCGGCACAGGCGGCACCGAACTAGAACACGAGCTCGAACCagatgacgacgacgaagatgacgaggaggaggatgaagatgaggatgatgatggagagctggagctggagcaccaGAGCAGCCAGCTGAGCCTCAGCTATTCGcaattgagcagcagcagcggctgcgccGAGGAAGATCAgacagatgcagcagcagcggcagcggatcatacggcagtggctgctgttgaACATGTTGCAAACGAGCGCCGACGCAACATGCTGTCGCTGTACTCGTCTTCGTCCGAGGAGCAGCTACACTGTCGTCTCGGCGATATTACACTGGTGGACGACACCTATTCGAACTACGATCCACAGAACGATGCGGAACGCATGTTCCTCCAGGTTGTGGGCATATTGCGCGATGAAAATGAG AAAATGCGTCAATTCCAGAAGATACTCGAGGATCTGAGCTCCCGTGTGGCACTGGCCGAGCAGACAAAGAACTCGTGGCTGGCGCCCGTGTCCGTCGGGGAGGCCAAcgagcaaatgcagcagctgcaacgaTTGCGTGACAAGATGACAACGGCCAGTGCCCTGCTGGACGATTGTAATGAGCAGCAATCCTTTTTCACAGCAAACCAAGTGCTGGTGCCCACGCCCTGTCTGTCCAAGTTAGAGGATTTGAATACACG CATGAAACTCCTGCAAATTGCCATGGATGAGCGCCAGAAGGTGCTGTGCTCCGCAGGGGCACAGCAGACGCACGAGAACGGGGACGATGGGCGTAATACATCGAACAGTGGGACCATTGGACCGCTGCCGAATCTGGGCCAAAGCGTTAAGCCACCCTGGGAGAGGGCAACAACGGCTGCCAATGTGCCTTACTACATCGA CCACGAGCGTGAGACGACACACTGGGACCATCCGGATATGATTGAGCTAATGAAGGGTCTGGCGGATCTAAATGAGATACGGTTCTCCGCCTACAGGACAGCCATGAAGCTGCGCTCTGTGCAGAAGAGATTGG CTCTCGATAGGATTACAATGGCCACGGCCTGCGAGTCGTTCGATCGCCACGGACTGAGGGCGCAGAACGATAAGCTCATCGATATACCCGACATGACCACGGTGCTGCATTCGCTCTATGTGACAATCGATAAAATTGATTTGACGCTGATGCTGGACCTGGCCATCAATTGGATCCTCAATGTCTACGACTCGCAGCGCACCGGCCAGATACGGGTCCTCAGCTTCAAGGTGGGTCTGGTGCTGCTCTGCAAGGGTCATCTCGAGGAGAAATATCGCTACTTGTTCCGCCTCGTGGCAGACACCGAACGAAGAGCCGATCAGCGGAGgttgggactgctgctgcacgatTGCATACAG GTGCCTCGACAACTGGGCGAAGTGGCTGCCTTTGGGGGCTCCAACATTGAGCCCTCGGTGCGCTCGTGCCTCGAGCAGGCGGGCATCTCACAGGAGGCCATCGATGGCAATCAGGAGATCTCCATTGAGCTGCAGCACTTCCTCGGCTGGCTGCAGCACGAGCCTCAGAGTCTGGTGTGGCTGCCCGTGCTGCATCGTCTGGCTGCCGCCGAGGCGGCCAAGCACCAGGCCAAGTGCAACATTTGCAAGGAGTATCCGATTGTGGGCTTCCGGTATCGCTGCCTCAAGTGCTTCAACTTTGACATGTGCCAAAAGTGTTTCTTCTTCGGTCGAAATGCCAAGAACCACAAGCTAACGCATCCAATGCACGAGTACTGCACAACG ACCACTTCCACGGAGGATGTGCGCGACTTTACGCGCGCTTTGAAGAACAAATTCAAGAGTCGCAAATACTTTAAGAAGCATCCACGAGTGGGCTATCTGCCCGTGCAGAGTGTGCTGGAAG GTGACGCCTTGGAGAGTCCCGCACCCAGTCCACAGCACACCACCCACCAGCTGCAGAGCGACATGCACACACGCCTCGAGATGTATGCCTCACGCCTCGCGCAGGTCGAGTACGGCGGCACGGGCTCCAATTCGACGCCGGATAGCGACGATGAGCATCAGCTGATAGCACAGTATTGCCAGGCGCTGCCTGGGAcgagcaacggcagcagcgcaCCCAAGTCGCCCGTCCAGGTGATGGCTGCCATGGACGCCGAGCAGCgggaggagctggaggccaTCATACGGGACCTTGAAGAGGAGAATGCCAATCTGCAGGCGGAATACCAGCAGCTGTGCACGAAGCAGCAGAGCGGCGGCACGCCCGACGATTCCAATGGCATGCAgcattccagcagcagcagcatgacgGGCCTGGGCGGCAGCCAAGGCGAGCAGGGACAG GACATGATGGCCGAGGCTAAGCTTTTGCGCCAGCACAAGGGTCGCCTGGAGGCACGCATGCAAATCCTCGAGGATCACAATCGACAGCTGGAggcacagctgcagcgactgcgacagctgctggatgAGCCCAATGGCGGCAGCAGTGCCACGAGCAGCGGCCTGCCCAGTGCCCCGGGCTCTGCGCTCAACTCGAAGCCGAATACCCTGCAAACCCGTTCGGTCACAGCCTCGCAGCTCAACACGGACTCGCCGGCCAAGATGAACCAGCAGAATGGACACTACGATCACAATTCAA AGAATGCCAGTGGCCTGGTGACTATCATAACCGAACAGGAAATGGAGAGCAGcaaggatgaggaggagcacgaggaggaggagtcttcgagcagcagcaacaccaccaccacaaacacaacaactgcaacaacgacgacggaGAAGACCTGCGTGGAGCGGCAGAGCAAAAACCCCTTTGATACTTAA
- the LOC117896350 gene encoding dystrophin isoform X20, whose product MRLFAATGTNGAATVPATVSSSDEAGEIIENSHISRGGGGAGGAALIYSNGKNKSRSLERYAGAPRIELLPPYATPTGSTRRRLLAPFRSMKRRSRSSSSSGDSHMIVVNLGAGGGAGGKATAAPNKNKNKATAKASSQSGDSGTGGTELEHELEPDDDDEDDEEEDEDEDDDGELELEHQSSQLSLSYSQLSSSSGCAEEDQTDAAAAAADHTAVAAVEHVANERRRNMLSLYSSSSEEQLHCRLGDITLVDDTYSNYDPQNDAERMFLQVVGILRDENEKMRQFQKILEDLSSRVALAEQTKNSWLAPVSVGEANEQMQQLQRLRDKMTTASALLDDCNEQQSFFTANQVLVPTPCLSKLEDLNTRMKLLQIAMDERQKVLCSAGAQQTHENGDDGRNTSNSGTIGPLPNLGQSVKPPWERATTAANVPYYIDHERETTHWDHPDMIELMKGLADLNEIRFSAYRTAMKLRSVQKRLALDRITMATACESFDRHGLRAQNDKLIDIPDMTTVLHSLYVTIDKIDLTLMLDLAINWILNVYDSQRTGQIRVLSFKVGLVLLCKGHLEEKYRYLFRLVADTERRADQRRLGLLLHDCIQVPRQLGEVAAFGGSNIEPSVRSCLEQAGISQEAIDGNQEISIELQHFLGWLQHEPQSLVWLPVLHRLAAAEAAKHQAKCNICKEYPIVGFRYRCLKCFNFDMCQKCFFFGRNAKNHKLTHPMHEYCTTTTSTEDVRDFTRALKNKFKSRKYFKKHPRVGYLPVQSVLEGDALESPAPSPQHTTHQLQSDMHTRLEMYASRLAQVEYGGTGSNSTPDSDDEHQLIAQYCQALPGTSNGSSAPKSPVQVMAAMDAEQREELEAIIRDLEEENANLQAEYQQLCTKQQSGGTPDDSNGMQHSSSSSMTGLGGSQGEQGQDMMAEAKLLRQHKGRLEARMQILEDHNRQLEAQLQRLRQLLDEPNGGSSATSSGLPSAPGSALNSKPNTLQTRSVTASQLNTDSPAKMNQQNGHYDHNSKGIMLPGLQNDLQQHLAAKHHQHQLSGALNALHQQQQQQQQQQQQQHTQRGGALTGNGGIDMSGGYLGDDGRPPPPPHSSLMQHQQQQQQQQQQQHLNENASGLVTIITEQEMESSKDEEEHEEEESSSSSNTTTTNTTTATTTTEKTCVERQSKNPFDT is encoded by the exons ATGCGACTGTTTGCAGCAACAGGAACGAACGGAGCAGCGACTGTGCCAGCGACAGTCAGTTCCAGCGATGAGGCGGGCGAAATTATAGAGAACTCTCACATCAGcagagggggaggaggagcaggtgggGCTGCACTGATCTACAGCAATGGAAAGAACAAGTCAAGGTCATTGGAACGCTATGCTGGGGCACCGCGCATCGAACTGCTGCCACCCTATGCCACGCCCACGGGGAGCACACGACGCCGCCTGCTGGCGCCCTTCCGTTCGATGAagcgtcgcagtcgcagcagcagcagcagcggggacTCGCACATGATAGTCGTGAACCTTGGAGCAGgcggtggagcaggaggaaaaGCAACGGCAgcgccaaacaaaaataaaaacaaagcaacggCCAAGGCAAGTTCGCAGAGCGGCGACAGCGGCACAGGCGGCACCGAACTAGAACACGAGCTCGAACCagatgacgacgacgaagatgacgaggaggaggatgaagatgaggatgatgatggagagctggagctggagcaccaGAGCAGCCAGCTGAGCCTCAGCTATTCGcaattgagcagcagcagcggctgcgccGAGGAAGATCAgacagatgcagcagcagcggcagcggatcatacggcagtggctgctgttgaACATGTTGCAAACGAGCGCCGACGCAACATGCTGTCGCTGTACTCGTCTTCGTCCGAGGAGCAGCTACACTGTCGTCTCGGCGATATTACACTGGTGGACGACACCTATTCGAACTACGATCCACAGAACGATGCGGAACGCATGTTCCTCCAGGTTGTGGGCATATTGCGCGATGAAAATGAG AAAATGCGTCAATTCCAGAAGATACTCGAGGATCTGAGCTCCCGTGTGGCACTGGCCGAGCAGACAAAGAACTCGTGGCTGGCGCCCGTGTCCGTCGGGGAGGCCAAcgagcaaatgcagcagctgcaacgaTTGCGTGACAAGATGACAACGGCCAGTGCCCTGCTGGACGATTGTAATGAGCAGCAATCCTTTTTCACAGCAAACCAAGTGCTGGTGCCCACGCCCTGTCTGTCCAAGTTAGAGGATTTGAATACACG CATGAAACTCCTGCAAATTGCCATGGATGAGCGCCAGAAGGTGCTGTGCTCCGCAGGGGCACAGCAGACGCACGAGAACGGGGACGATGGGCGTAATACATCGAACAGTGGGACCATTGGACCGCTGCCGAATCTGGGCCAAAGCGTTAAGCCACCCTGGGAGAGGGCAACAACGGCTGCCAATGTGCCTTACTACATCGA CCACGAGCGTGAGACGACACACTGGGACCATCCGGATATGATTGAGCTAATGAAGGGTCTGGCGGATCTAAATGAGATACGGTTCTCCGCCTACAGGACAGCCATGAAGCTGCGCTCTGTGCAGAAGAGATTGG CTCTCGATAGGATTACAATGGCCACGGCCTGCGAGTCGTTCGATCGCCACGGACTGAGGGCGCAGAACGATAAGCTCATCGATATACCCGACATGACCACGGTGCTGCATTCGCTCTATGTGACAATCGATAAAATTGATTTGACGCTGATGCTGGACCTGGCCATCAATTGGATCCTCAATGTCTACGACTCGCAGCGCACCGGCCAGATACGGGTCCTCAGCTTCAAGGTGGGTCTGGTGCTGCTCTGCAAGGGTCATCTCGAGGAGAAATATCGCTACTTGTTCCGCCTCGTGGCAGACACCGAACGAAGAGCCGATCAGCGGAGgttgggactgctgctgcacgatTGCATACAG GTGCCTCGACAACTGGGCGAAGTGGCTGCCTTTGGGGGCTCCAACATTGAGCCCTCGGTGCGCTCGTGCCTCGAGCAGGCGGGCATCTCACAGGAGGCCATCGATGGCAATCAGGAGATCTCCATTGAGCTGCAGCACTTCCTCGGCTGGCTGCAGCACGAGCCTCAGAGTCTGGTGTGGCTGCCCGTGCTGCATCGTCTGGCTGCCGCCGAGGCGGCCAAGCACCAGGCCAAGTGCAACATTTGCAAGGAGTATCCGATTGTGGGCTTCCGGTATCGCTGCCTCAAGTGCTTCAACTTTGACATGTGCCAAAAGTGTTTCTTCTTCGGTCGAAATGCCAAGAACCACAAGCTAACGCATCCAATGCACGAGTACTGCACAACG ACCACTTCCACGGAGGATGTGCGCGACTTTACGCGCGCTTTGAAGAACAAATTCAAGAGTCGCAAATACTTTAAGAAGCATCCACGAGTGGGCTATCTGCCCGTGCAGAGTGTGCTGGAAG GTGACGCCTTGGAGAGTCCCGCACCCAGTCCACAGCACACCACCCACCAGCTGCAGAGCGACATGCACACACGCCTCGAGATGTATGCCTCACGCCTCGCGCAGGTCGAGTACGGCGGCACGGGCTCCAATTCGACGCCGGATAGCGACGATGAGCATCAGCTGATAGCACAGTATTGCCAGGCGCTGCCTGGGAcgagcaacggcagcagcgcaCCCAAGTCGCCCGTCCAGGTGATGGCTGCCATGGACGCCGAGCAGCgggaggagctggaggccaTCATACGGGACCTTGAAGAGGAGAATGCCAATCTGCAGGCGGAATACCAGCAGCTGTGCACGAAGCAGCAGAGCGGCGGCACGCCCGACGATTCCAATGGCATGCAgcattccagcagcagcagcatgacgGGCCTGGGCGGCAGCCAAGGCGAGCAGGGACAG GACATGATGGCCGAGGCTAAGCTTTTGCGCCAGCACAAGGGTCGCCTGGAGGCACGCATGCAAATCCTCGAGGATCACAATCGACAGCTGGAggcacagctgcagcgactgcgacagctgctggatgAGCCCAATGGCGGCAGCAGTGCCACGAGCAGCGGCCTGCCCAGTGCCCCGGGCTCTGCGCTCAACTCGAAGCCGAATACCCTGCAAACCCGTTCGGTCACAGCCTCGCAGCTCAACACGGACTCGCCGGCCAAGATGAACCAGCAGAATGGACACTACGATCACAATTCAA AGGGTATCATGCTGCCAGGACTACAGAACGATTTGCAACAGCATTTGGCGGCcaagcatcatcagcatcagctcaGTGGGGCACTTAATGCGttgcaccaacagcagcaacagcagcagcagcaacagcagcagcagcacacacaaagaggtGGCGCACTCACGGGAAATGGTGGCATTGACATGTCCGGAGGATATTTGGGCGACGACGGACgtcctccgccgccaccgcaCTCGAGTTTgatgcaacatcagcagcagcagcagcagcaacagcagcagcagcacttgaaTG AGAATGCCAGTGGCCTGGTGACTATCATAACCGAACAGGAAATGGAGAGCAGcaaggatgaggaggagcacgaggaggaggagtcttcgagcagcagcaacaccaccaccacaaacacaacaactgcaacaacgacgacggaGAAGACCTGCGTGGAGCGGCAGAGCAAAAACCCCTTTGATACTTAA